Genomic window (bacterium):
GTCGAGGCGCAGATCGAGCGCCTGCAGGCGCGCTCGAGCGCCTGGTCCGCGCTCGGGGATCGGATCCGGACGCTCCAGGAAGCCGCGGAGCGCCTGGCCGACGTGCAGCGCAGCTGGAGCTACCGCGCGCAGGTGGCCGGCGGCGCGGCCGGCGCATTGCCGGTCGCGGTGACCACGGGAGCGGGCGCCGGCGTGGGCTCGTACCGGGTGCGCGTCCTGTCGCTCGCCACGCAGGAGAAGCTGGCGGGCGGCGTCGTCGCATCGCGCTCGGAGGCGCTGGGGCTCTCCGGCGAGTTCCTCGTCAACGGCACGGTGATCCGCGTCACGGAGAGCGATTCGCTGGAGAGCATCGCGGCGCGGATCAACTCGGCCAGCGGCGCCGGCGTCACTGCGACGATCGTCTCCGTGGCGCCGGACGAGCACCGGCTGGTGCTCACGAGCACACGCTCGGGCGCGGAGGGGAGGATCGACCTGGTGGACGGCGCCGCCGGCGTGCTCCGTGCGCTCGGCTTCCTCGAGGAAGCGGCCGTCGTGAAGCACCAGCGGCCGGCCGGCGCGGCCAGCGACGTGTTCTCGAGCAACACCACGGCTGTTGCCGTGCAGCGCGGGCTCACCGACACGCTGGCCGGCACGGTGCGGATCGGCGGGGCCACGGGTTTCGACGTGGCCCTCGACCTGTCCACCATGAGCCTCGACGACGTCGCGGCCGCCATCAACGCGGCGGCGGCCGCGGCGGGGAGCGGCGTCAGTGCGTCCGTCGTCGCGGAGCCCGGCGAGGCCGGCTGGCGGCTGGTGATCGAGGGGACCGCGAGCTTCAGCGATTCCGGCACCCGGGTCCTCGAGGCGCTGGGCATCCTCGAGGGGGGGCGCAGCGGCGTCGCACAGGTCATCGCGGGCGGGCAGCTCCTGGCCGGCGGCGCTGCGGCCACCGGCGCGACGCGCTTCGTCGACCTCGACGCGGGCGTCGCCGCGGGCGACACGCTCACCATCTCCGGCACGCGCGCGGACGGCACCACGTTCACCTTCGACTTCCAGATCGACGCCACGACCACCCTGGACGACCTGATCGCGCGGCTGAACCAGGCGGATGCGCTCAAGGGCGGGAGCCGCACCGCGACCGCGTCCCTCGCGGACGGCCGCATCGTGGTCAGGGATGACCAGAGCGGCGAGAGCCGGCTCGCGCTCTCCATCGTCGCGCACAACGAGGGCGGCGGCGCCCTGGACTTCGGCACGTTCGCCGTGACCGAGGCGGGGCGCTCCCGCCAGCTCGTCGCGGCCGCGGACGCGGAGCTCGAGATCGACGGCGTCTACGTGCGCCGCTCGAGCAACACCATCACGGACGTGATCCCGGGGCTGACCTTCGACCTCCGGTACGCCGACCCGGCCACCACGGTGGAGGTGGCCGTGACGCGCGACCTGGACGCGGCGAAGAGCGCGATCGAGGAGTTCGTGAACGCGCTCAACGCCGTCGTCGACTACGTGAAGGAGCAGTCCGCCGCGGCGCCGGCGGGCCAGGCACGGAAGCCGTTCTCGGGCGACTTCGTCGCCCGCTCGGTCCTGAACCAGCTCCGCGCCGCGCTGGATTTCGCGCTCCCGGTCGGCGAGCCCGGCGCCCCGCGGCGGCTCTCGGACATCGGGATCGAGGTCGACCGCAACGGCCGCTACCAGCTCAACGCAGAGAAGCTCCGGGCCGCGCTGGAGGCGCACCCGAACGCGGTCGCCCAGTTGTTCGGCGCCGTGGGCACGTCGAGCGCGCCGGGACTCGACTTCATCGTGGGCCCGGACCGGCTGACGAGCGGAACGTTCGAGGTCGAGATCACGGCGCCGGCCACGCGCGCCACGGTGCTGACAGCGTTCGACGGCGTCTACAACGACGACGGCGTCGCGGACGAGCTGCGTATCACGGATTTCGCCACCGGTGCGACGTACACGATCGTGCTGGAGAACGGGCTCACGACCGCGCAGATCCTGGAGCGGCTCCAGACGGAGCTGGGGACGGCGCGCCGGCGGCGGCTGGAGTCGCGGGAAGCGCTCCGGGACGCGGACGGCGACGCCGCGACGGAGGCGACGACGCTCGCCGAGCTGCGGCGCGCCGATGGCTCCTCGCTCGGCATCCAGGACGGCGACGTACTCATGTTCTCGGGCACGCGCTCGAACGGCACGGCGTTCGTCGTGGAGTACACGGTGCAGGACGCTTCGGCCGTCACGCTCGGTGAGCTTCGGGCGTTCCTCCAGAGCCAGCTCGGCAGCGAGGCCGTCGTCTCCATCACGGACGGCGTGCTGTCGGTGGAGGCGGCGCAGGCCGGGCAGAGCCGGCTCTCGCTCGCGGTCAGCTCGAGCAACCCCGCGACCGGCAACCCGTTCGGCGTCTTCGACGTGGCGGTGGAAGGCCGCTCCGCCGCGCGCATCCGCGCGGAGCTGGAGGACGGCCAGATCCGGCTGACCCACGAGGACTACGGCTCCAACGCCGGGTTCGACATCGCCCTGGTCGCCGGCGGCGCGGACGGGACGGGCCAGCTCGGCCTCGTCGCGCAGGCGTACCGCGGCCAGGACGTGCAGGGGACGATCAACGGCACCGCGGCCAACGGCAGCGGGACGGTCCTGCGCGGGCCGGAAGGGACCGAGATCGAGGGGCTGGTGCTCTCCTACACCGGCACCGCGACCGGCGCCGTCGGCAGTGTGACGTTCAGCCGCGGCGTCGCCGCTGCGATCGCCGACGTCGCCAAGCAGTTGCTCCAGTCCGGGACGGGGACCGTGCCGTCCGTCCTGGAGCGGATCGACGCGTCCGTCCGGCAGCTCCAGGACCGCGTCGCGCAGTTGGAGGACCGTCTCGAACGGCAGCGCGAGCAGTTGATCCTGCGGTTCGCCGCGCTGGAACAGGCGCTCGCGCAAGCGCAGGCGCAGTCCCAGTGGCTCGCGGGGCAGCTCGCGCAGTTCGGCACACAGAGGGCGCGTTGACGAGGAGCGCGTCGCCATGACGACCGGCCAGCGGAACGCATCGGCGTACCTGGAGGCGAAGGTCCTGAGCAGCAGCCGCGAGGATCTCGTTCCGCTGCTCTACGAGCACCTGTGCGCGAACCTGCGGCGCGCCGCGGCGCAGATCGAGGCAGGTGACATCGAAGGCAAGGCGGCCAGTCTGGAGCGGGCAACCGCGATCGTCTTCGAGCTGCTCGCCTCCCTCGATTTCGAGGCCGGCGGCGACCTGGCCGCGCGGCTGGCCGCGCTGTATTCGTTCTTCGCGTCCGAGATCAGCGCCGCCAGCCGGACCCTGGATCGGCAGCGGCTCGAACGCGTCACGAACATGGTGGCCTCGCTGCACGAGGCATGGCGCCAGGCCGCGGCGAAGGTGAAGGGCCGGGCCGAGGCCGACAGAGGGCAGGGGGCGGCATGAGCGGTGCGGGGGGCGCGGCGGTTGTCGCAGAGTCGTCGTCCGCGCTCCGCGAGCGCCTGGACGCGTGCACCCGGTACGCAGCCGTGGTGCACGAGCAGCTCGCGGCGCTGGACCGGAACGACCTCGATGCGTTCGCGGTGCTGGCGCGCGAGCGGGAGACCCTCGCCCGCAGGATCGAGGGTGCGGCGATGGCGGGGGTAGACGTGGCGCCGCGCGATGGAGAACGCGAGGTTGGCGCGCTCCATGAGGTCCTGCAACGCTGCGCCGAGGCGGACGCGCGGCTGCTCGAACGGCTGCGGGCGCTGCGCGACGAGGCGCGGGATGCGCTCCGACACCTGGAGGCGCGACGGTCCGGCGTCCGGGCGTACATGGCGGCCGGCGGCGGGCCGGTGAGCCTGGACGTGCGCTCCTGAGCGGCTGCCGGGGCCTGAAGTCCGGGCCCGTCGCGGCCGATGCTTGGAGTAGGGAGGTGCGTATGATCGAGAACATCGGCTCCAGCGGGCCCGTCCGGCCGGAACGGGCGTCCGGCGTCCCGGACGAGCGGGACCGGCCGGGCAGGGCGGTGCAGCAGGTCAGCCGCGTCCCGCCCCGTGACCGGGTCGAGATCTCGGAGCGCGGCCGCGTGTTGGCGGCGCGCCAGGAGCTCGTGGCGTGGCTCCAGGCGCAGACGGGGAAGAGCCCGGAGGCGATCGCGGAGCTCCTCGCCCGTCTGGAAGAGGGGGCCTACGACTCGCCCACCATCGCCCGCGAGGTCGCGCGGCGTCTGCTCGAGAGCGGAGACCTGTGATGACCGAGCGGAGGCCGTTGCCCGCCGAGCTCCTGAGGGACTCGGAGGCCGCGCTGCGGCGCGCAGCGGACCTGTTGGCCGACTTCGGCGTCGACGGGGACGGCGACGCGTCCGCCGCCCCGCGAGGCGGAACGTCTCCGCTGCGCGGCCTGAACGAGGAGCTCCGGCAGTTGCGGGCGCAGATTGACGACTGCGCCGTCGAGATCGTCTGGCACCTCCACGAGGCCGGCGCGCTGGTCCATGATCTCGAGAAGCGGCTCGCCCGCGTCGCTGCGGCCACCGAACGCTTTGCCGGCACAGCTCCCCACCCGGGCTGACGCGACGCCGCCTTCCCTCTCCAGCGCGGGCCCCGCGCCGCGGCATGCGCCGCCCTCTCCTCCGACCCTCCGCTTCCCGCTACCCTCTCCCCAGCGCCGAGCCAGCCACCGATGACCAATCCGCCGCGGCCCGGAAGGCGGGGCCGGTTGTGCTGCGTCCGGGCGGCCTGCAACTTCCCGCACGGGGAGGGGAGGTGGAACGGCGGAACCGCCACGGGGTTTCCTCCAGGCAAGGAGCGGTCATGCTGGTGGTGACGACGTCCTCGATCGAGGGCCGGAAGATCACGCGGTATCTGGGGCTGGTGAGCGGCGACGCGATCCTCGGCGCCAACATCTTCCGCGACTTCTTCGCGAGCATCCGCGACATCGTGGGCGGGCGCTCCGCCGCTTACGAGAAGGAGCTCCGCAAGGCGAAACAGATCGCCCTCGAAGAGATGATCCAGGAGGCGGCGCAGCTCGGCGCGAACGCGGTGATTGGTGTGGACCTGGACTACGAGACGATCGACCTGGGTCAGGGCGGCGCGATGCTGATGGTCAGCGCCAACGGCACGGCCGTCGTCTACGAGTGAAGCGGGCAGGTACGGGGCTCCGGCCGGAGGCGAGGCAATGAGCGCGAAGGCGCGGATCCTGATCCCCACGCTCGCGGCGATCCTGATCACGGACATCCTGACCAAGCGCTGGGCGCTCGCGGCGCTGGGCGGCGGAGAGCGGATCGAGCTTTTCGGCGGACTCGTGCCGCTCACGCTGGCGTTCAACAAGGGCGCCGCGTTCAGCATCCACTTCGGCGACGCGTCCCGCTGGATCTTCCTCGCCCTTTCCCTGGTGGCGCTGTGGGTGCTCGCGGCGCTCTACCGCGCCGCGCAGCCCGGCGATCGGCTGAGGGTCTGGGCCGTGTCGCTGATCATGGCCGGTGCGCTCGGCAACCTCGTGGACCGCGTGCGGTGGAGCCACGGCGTGGTGGACTTCATCGGCCCCATTGACCTGGGCTTCATGCTCTGGCCCGTGTTCAACGTCGCGGACATGGCCATCACCTGCGGCGGCGTGCTGCTGGTGATCTCGCTGTGGCAGGAGGGGCGGGAAGCGAAGGGGACGGCCCGGTCTCCCTCGACCGCGCCGGAGGGCCAGTGACGCAGCGGAGCGGCGACGCCGTCTAGTCCGGGCCTGGCGGCAGGCGGTTCCGCAGCGTGGACGCGATGCCGATGAGGCCGATGCCGACCAGCACCACGATCCCGATGACGATCCAGCTCTGCGGCACGCCGAGCTCTACGGCCGCCATCGCCAACCCGCCGATCAGCACCACGAAACCGACGATGTAGAGCGCGAGCGACATGCCCCTCCCCCGCGCAGGTCTCCGTGCGGGAGAGGGGCAAGTGTCGTTCCAGGCGTCGTCGCCGGCGAAGAGCACTGCGCCGGACGCCGCCGGGCCGCAGGTCCAGCCCCGGCGGCGTCCGGCCGGCGATCACCGCTGCGCGGAGCGGGCCGCCCGGCGGCGAGGCGCCGGCACGGTCAGCGCCGCCTCGACGATGCGCCGCTGCTCCCGCTCGTGCGCGTTGGCAAAGCCCTCAGCGGGGCTGGCCCGCTCGGGCCGGCCGATGTAGGAGAGCCGCGCGCGGTCACGGACCAGCGCAGCGAGTCGCGGCTGGAGCGCCCGCCAAGCGCCCATGTTCTCCGGCTCCTCCTGCACCCAGACCACCTCCTCCAGCTCCGGATACCGCTCCAGCACCTCGGCGAGTTCGGCCTCCGGGAACGGATAGAGCTGCTCGACCCGCACGATCGCGGTCTGGCTCGCCGCCTCCCGCTTCTCGCTCGTGATCAGGTCGTAGTAGATCTTGCCCGTGCAGAGCAGCAGACGGGTGATCTGGCCGGCACGCTCGCGCGCCGCGTCGTCGTCCAGCACCGGCTGGAACGCGCCCTCGGCCAAGTCGGCCAGCCGCGAGACCGCCCGCGGATGCCGCAGCAGGCTCTTGGGCGTGATCACCACCAGCGGCCGCCGCTCGCGGCTCAGCGCCTGGCTCCGCAGCAGGTGGAAGTAGTTCGCCGGCGTGGTCGGCGCCACCACGCGCATGTTGTCTTCACCGGCGAGCTGGAGCAGCCGCTCCACGCGGGCGCTGGAGTGCTCCGGCCCCTGGCCCTCGTAGCCGTGCGGCAGCAGCAGCGTGAGCCGCGACTCCTGGCCCCACTTGGCGCGGCCCGCCGCCACGAACTGGTCGATCACCACCTGCGCGCCGTTCGCGAAGTCGCCGAACTGCGCCTCCCAGAGGACCAGCGTCTCCGGCGCGGCCACGCTGTAGCCGTACTCGAAGCCCATGACGCCCAGCTCGGAGAGCGGGCTGTTGTAGACCTCGAACGCCGCCTTCGCCTGACTCAGGTTCTGGAGCGGGCAATACGTCTCGCCGGTCTCTGCGTCGTGCAGCACCAGGTGGCGCTGGCTGAACGTGCCGCGCTCCACATCCTGCCCGGTGAGCCGGACGGGGGTGCCCTCGGCGAGCAGGGACGCAAACGCGAGCGTCTCCGCGTGCGCCCAATCAATGGGCCCGTCGCTCTCCAGGACCCGCGCCCTGCGCTCGAGCTGCCGCACCAGCTTCGGGTTGACGGTGAAGTCCGCGGGCCACGTGTGCAGCTCGCGGTCCAGGGCCTTTAGCCGCTCGGCCGGCACGCGGGTGTCCACGGCCTCGAACGGCACGGGCACGTGCTCGTAGGCCTCCACGGCGTGCGCGGTCTCGCCCGCCGGCGCCTTGCGCACCTCGTCCTGCGCCTGGATCAGCCGCTGGTACTGCTCCTCCCGCATCGCGCGCGCCTCTTCCTCGGTGATCACGCCCCGGGAGATCAGCGTGCGCTCCCACAGGGTCCCCACCGTGGGGTGGTCCTGGATGATGCGGTACATCCGCGGCTGCGTGTACGTCGGCTCGTCCGACTCGTTGTGGCCGTGACGCCGGTAGCCGATCAGGTCCACCAGGACGTCGCTGCGGAACCGCTCGTGGTACGCCATCGCCAGCCGCATGACGGCGAGGCAGGCCTCCGGGTCGTCCGCGTTGACGTGGAAGATCGGAATGTCGTAGCCGAGCGCCATGTCGCTGGCGTACCGGTTCGTGCGACCCGCGCGCGGCTCCGTCGTGAAGCCGATCTGGTTGTTGACGATGATGTGGATCGTGCCGCCGACGCGGAAACCCTCGAGCTGCGCCAGGTTGAGCGTCTCCGCGACGATGCCCTGGCCGGAGAACGCGGCATCACCGTGGATCAGCACGGCCATGACCGCCTTCTCGTCACGCGAGAGGGCCCGGGACGAGCGGTCCGTCTGCTTCGCCCGGACCATGCCCACGACCACCGGGTCCACCGCCTCGAGGTGGCTCGGGTTGGGTGCGAGCGTCACCGTGAGCGGAACGCCGGACGCGGTGGCGTAGGTGCCCTCGGCACCGAGGTGGTACTTCACGTCGCCGGTCGTGCCGAGCCGTGCATGCT
Coding sequences:
- the fliS gene encoding flagellar export chaperone FliS, with product MTTGQRNASAYLEAKVLSSSREDLVPLLYEHLCANLRRAAAQIEAGDIEGKAASLERATAIVFELLASLDFEAGGDLAARLAALYSFFASEISAASRTLDRQRLERVTNMVASLHEAWRQAAAKVKGRAEADRGQGAA
- the lspA gene encoding signal peptidase II is translated as MSAKARILIPTLAAILITDILTKRWALAALGGGERIELFGGLVPLTLAFNKGAAFSIHFGDASRWIFLALSLVALWVLAALYRAAQPGDRLRVWAVSLIMAGALGNLVDRVRWSHGVVDFIGPIDLGFMLWPVFNVADMAITCGGVLLVISLWQEGREAKGTARSPSTAPEGQ
- a CDS encoding 2-oxoglutarate dehydrogenase E1 component encodes the protein MGPSSVFDTYNVGYAQEMFERFLRNPRSVDEHWQRVFAPLAQQLGVAEAEAAAPAPTGATVAQLRAAVAAGKLLAAHRLNGHWAARLDPLGSAPPGHPTLDPAFHGISPEELESIPAEVFGLGKIGETAADVVQWLRATYCGTIGYEYEHLEDPVRRNWLRDAIESGEHLRPLTPEDQRKLLRRLIEVETFEQFLHRAYLGAKRFSIEGTDMLVPMLDLAIERAAAAGAREVVVGMAHRGRLNVLTHVLGKPYTALIAEFEGKHARLGTTGDVKYHLGAEGTYATASGVPLTVTLAPNPSHLEAVDPVVVGMVRAKQTDRSSRALSRDEKAVMAVLIHGDAAFSGQGIVAETLNLAQLEGFRVGGTIHIIVNNQIGFTTEPRAGRTNRYASDMALGYDIPIFHVNADDPEACLAVMRLAMAYHERFRSDVLVDLIGYRRHGHNESDEPTYTQPRMYRIIQDHPTVGTLWERTLISRGVITEEEARAMREEQYQRLIQAQDEVRKAPAGETAHAVEAYEHVPVPFEAVDTRVPAERLKALDRELHTWPADFTVNPKLVRQLERRARVLESDGPIDWAHAETLAFASLLAEGTPVRLTGQDVERGTFSQRHLVLHDAETGETYCPLQNLSQAKAAFEVYNSPLSELGVMGFEYGYSVAAPETLVLWEAQFGDFANGAQVVIDQFVAAGRAKWGQESRLTLLLPHGYEGQGPEHSSARVERLLQLAGEDNMRVVAPTTPANYFHLLRSQALSRERRPLVVITPKSLLRHPRAVSRLADLAEGAFQPVLDDDAARERAGQITRLLLCTGKIYYDLITSEKREAASQTAIVRVEQLYPFPEAELAEVLERYPELEEVVWVQEEPENMGAWRALQPRLAALVRDRARLSYIGRPERASPAEGFANAHEREQRRIVEAALTVPAPRRRAARSAQR